A genomic segment from Vanacampus margaritifer isolate UIUO_Vmar chromosome 3, RoL_Vmar_1.0, whole genome shotgun sequence encodes:
- the tbx16 gene encoding T-box transcription factor 16 has protein sequence MQSIRDLKANFSGPPPSAMASGDTYLQGNIRMTLEDPELWRTFHEIGTEMIITKPGRRMFPHCKVNLSGLIPCAKYILLVDMVPVDGFRYKWNKEKWEVAGKAEPQPPCRTYLHPDSPAPGSHWMKQSISFLKLKLTNNTLDQHGHIILHSMHRYHPRFHIVQADDLFSVRWSVFQTFTFPETSFTAVTAYQNTKITKLKIDHNPFAKGFRDEGTTKKRRANKNLGDLDKKVKLSQMNREPEEESPSDFCKSSFEGYEGDEAELQKRKEVEEIKEERYSPWSADREHVGARNGSPPAAESRDVYNTEQLVPALASYQPYRFHEYGKSPSPSSSVGSSASGSGRSSFESRVPDVPVPDHESSKARTHEVAPSPCAPQHLPSSQDYAGVLNMTVAQASKPGVLGHHIYGPYGAEQPLGQWSGSGPAQYPPPHHLTADYTTQAVHHGYPHGNVTEWSQYPLFSYSCW, from the exons ATGCAGTCCATCAGGG ACTTGAAGGCCAACTTCAGCGGCCCTCCTCCATCTGCCATGGCTTCGGGTGATACTTATCTGCAGGGTAACATCCGAATGACTCTGGAGGATCCGGAACTGTGGAGGACCTTCCACGAGATCGGAACAGAGATGATCATCACAAAGCCGGGCAG GAGAATGTTTCCACACTGCAAGGTCAATCTGTCCGGTCTTATTCCTTGTGCCAAGTACATTTTACTGGTTGATATGGTGCCAGTGGATGGCTTCCGATATAAG TGGAATAAAGAGAAATGGGAGGTGGCGGGGAAAGCGGAGCCTCAGCCCCCCTGCCGGACGTACCTGCACCCCGACTCCCCCGCTCCGGGGAGCCACTGGATGAAGCAGTCCATCTCCTTCCTCAAGCTCAAGCTCACCAACAACACTCTTGACCAACACGGACAC ATTATCCTGCACTCGATGCATCGCTACCACCCGCGCTTCCACATCGTTCAAGCCGATGACCTGTTCAGCGTCCGCTGGAGCGTTTTCCAGACGTTCACTTTCCCGGAGACGTCGTTCACAGCGGTCACCGCCTACCAGAACACAAAG ATCACCAAACTGAAGATCGACCATAACCCGTTCGCCAAAGGTTTTCGTGACGAAGGCACAACTAAGAAAAG GCGCGCAAACAAGAACCTGGGCGACCTGGACAAGAAAGTCAAACTCTCCCAAATGAACAGGGAGCCTGAAGAGGAGAGTCCATCAG ATTTCTGCAAGTCGTCTTTTGAGGGGTACGAGGGAGATGAAGCGGAGCTGCAAAAGAGGAAGGAGGTGGAGGAGATCAAGGAGGAGCGCTACTCCCCTTGGTCTGCAGATCGGGAGCACGTCGGCGCCAGGAACGGCTCGCCTCCCGCTGCTGAATCACGGGACGTTTACAACACGGAGCAGCTGGTTCCTGCTCTGGCATCCTACCAGCCTTACAG GTTCCACGAGTACGGAAAGTCTCCCTCCCCGTCCTCCAGCGTCGGCAGCAGCGCCAGCGGTTCGGGTCGCAGCAGCTTCGAGTCGCGCGTCCCTGACGTGCCCGTCCCTGACCACGAGTCGTCAAAGGCCCGCACACACGAAGTGGCCCCCTCCCCTTGCGCCCCCCAGCATCTCCCGAGCTCCCAAGACTACGCCGGCGTGCTCAACATGACTGTGGCTCAAGCAAGCAAGCCGGGCGTCCTGGGCCACCACATCTACGGCCCCTACGGCGCCGAGCAGCCCCTGGGTCAGTGGAGCGGCTCGGGTCCGGCCCAGTACCCGCCTCCTCACCACCTGACCGCCGATTACACCACGCAAGCCGTGCATCACGGCTATCCCCATGGCAACGTGACGGAATGGAGCCAGTACCCGCTGTTCTCTTATTCTTGCTGGTGA